A genomic segment from Lutzomyia longipalpis isolate SR_M1_2022 chromosome 3, ASM2433408v1 encodes:
- the LOC129792045 gene encoding ribosome biogenesis protein BMS1 homolog, with the protein MEDSSAREKKKEHRKRKSGVKAEKKKNKGKSAADAVAERQKNPKAFAINSAVRAERKFRRKEDLTAKKQHIPLVDKTPEEPPPFLIAVVGPPKVGKSTLIRNLIKSFTRTNVTEIRGPITIVTSKKRRITLIECNNDINSMIDIAKCADLVLLMCDASFGFEMEIFEFLNICQVHGMPKIMGVLTHLDVIRNAKTLKRRKKELKHRFWTEVYNGAKLFYLSGILHGEYLRNEVKNLGRFISVMKLRPLSWRGAHSYILADRMEDITSTEEIRLNPKCNRNVVLYGYVRGVPLNKEFMVHIAGFGDIRIDELSALADPCPLPSGEKKRSLLEKERLLYAPMSGVGGLVYDKDAVYIDLQGSHSHQDGEENAEQREIVNAFIEKKETLDVQIDNQEFKLFSDGQTIKSHEFRDDQHNRAERGQGEDPESASSESEDEEAEEEEEEEDSGVEDEDTTPGQGLGWQGDDQESDANVSEESSDDEEYEENSGNLTWREGLAQKARDAYLDRQANSQNVMKLVYGVFSIGQQKKKLEQKDDDDEEGSGDDLFGIVKEKQTNLQRQKEVQDRDECCFFEGHMSGLRDWTQEENVAILKNCFVTGKWKVSEDAEELLKLDDLSDDGSEVYGDFEDLETGEKHEQPPKEPEEAPQEDEEESVTKKRKFSRIEEANMSRTELIAKKMKLKEKFDAEYDNPEKDHKIVGDHAFYDNWKAETQRQSELNRSEFATLDDDLRVQIEGFRAGMYVRMSFRGVSYEFVEHFDPTYPILVGSLNMIEQNVGYVTCKVKKHRWYKKLLKTEDPLILSLGWRRFQTRPIYAKIEDNLKHRFLKYTPNHVTCSMTFWGPITPQNTGFLAVQTVTQDTEELKRLGFRIAATGCVTEIDKSTQIMKKLKLVGYPYEIKKNTAFIKDMFNGILEAAKFQGAKIRTVSGIRGEIKKPMRSPEGAVRCTFENKILKSDIVFCRTWFKVDVPKFYAPVTSLMLPLGQKSEWKGMKTLGELKRERNIRAIPNPDNLYTTVERREKAFRPLVIPKSLQRALPYKDKPKLLQKAEGVERVAVIRTPQEQKIAQLMKMIKANYSNKQKKEKEAAARSMAKFKKEKQDEELRKLKKQRDVRRKLCRTMSKAQKSTGKTRK; encoded by the exons ATGGAAGACAGTAGTGCCagggagaagaaaaaggaacaCAGGAAAAGGAAATCAG GTGTAAAGgctgaaaagaagaaaaacaagggAAAATCTGCAGCTGATGCAGTGGCGGAGCGTCAAAAGAACCCTAAAgcatttgcaataaattcagcTGTACGGGCAGAGCGAAAGTTTCGTCGGAAAGAGGATTTAACGGCAAAGAAGCAGCATATTCCGCTTGTTGATAAGACCCCTGAGGAGCCTCCGCCGTTTCTCATTGCAGTGGTGGGGCCACCAAAAGTGGGCAAATCTACACTCATTCGTAATCTCATAAAGAGCTTCACGAGGACAAATGTGACGGAAATCAGGGGGCCCATTACGATTGTCACGTCCAAGAAGCGTCGCATAACACTTATTGAGTGCAACAATGACATCAACAGCATGATTGATATTGCAAAGTGTGCAGATTTGGTGCTTCTCATGTGCGATGCCAGCTTTGGATTCGAGATGGAGATCTTTGAATTCCTCAATATCTGCCAAGTGCATGGAATGCCAAAGATAATGGGAGTTCTCACGCATTTGGACGTTATTCGCAATGCAAAGACACTCAAGCGGCGCAAGAAGGAGCTGAAGCATAGATTCTGGACTGAAGTGTACAACGGGGCAAAATTGTTCTACCTCTCGGGCATCCTTCATGGCGAGTATCTGCGGAATGAGGTGAAAAATCTCGGAAGATTCATTTCAGTGATGAAACTGAGACCTCTTTCATGGCGTGGGGCACACAGTTATATCCTTGCTGATAGAATGGAGGACATTACGAGCACTGAGGAGATTCGATTGAATCCCAAATGCAATAGGAATGTTGTCTTGTACGGCTATGTACGTGGAGTTCCGCTTAATAAGGAATTTATGGTGCACATTGCGGGGTTTGGGGATATTCGAATTGACGAGCTGAGCGCCCTGGCGGATCCGTGCCCCCTTCCGTCGGGAGAGAAGAAGAGGAGTTTGCTGGAAAAGGAGAGGCTGCTGTATGCTCCAATGTCAGGTGTTGGGGGGCTCGTGTATGACAAGGATGCCGTCTACATTGACCTCCAAGGGTCTCATAGTCATCAGGATGGTGAGGAGAATGCAGAACAGCGGGAGATTGTTAATGCTTTCATTGAGAAGAAGGAAACACTCGATGTGCAGATTGACAATCAAGAATTTAAACTCTTCTCCGATGGGCAGACCATTAAATCCCATGAATTTAGAGATGATCAACACAACAGGGCAGAACGTGGTCAAGGAGAAGATCCCGAAAGTGCTTCAAGTGAGTCAGAAGATGAAGAggctgaagaagaagaagaagaagaagattcaGGTGTTGAAGATGAAGACACAACTCCCGGACAAGGCCTTGGATGGCAGGGAGATGATCAGGAAAGTGATGCAAATGTATCGGAAGAATCTTCAGATGATGAAGAGTACGAAGAAAATTCCGGAAACTTAACATGGCGCGAAGGGTTGGCACAGAAAGCACGGGATGCTTATCTGGATCGTCAGGCCAATTCGCAGAATGTGATGAAGTTAGTCTACGGCGTCTTTAGCATAGGTCAGCAAAAGAAGAAGCTCGAACAGAAGGACGACGACGATGAGGAAGGAAGTGGAGATGATCTCTTTGGGATTGTGAAGGAGAAACAAACAAACCTGCAGCGACAGAAGGAAGTTCAGGATCGCGATGAATGTTGCTTTTTCGAAGGGCACATGTCGGGATTGCGTGATTGGACACAAGAGGAGAACGTTGCAATCCTCAAAAATTGCTTCGTGACgggaaaatggaaagtttCGGAGGACGCTGAAGAGCTTCTAAAATTGGATGATCTCAGTGATGATGGGAGTGAAGTTTATGGGGATTTTGAAGATTTGGAGACAGGGGAGAAGCACGAGCAGCCCCCCAAGGAGCCCGAGGAGGCACCACAAGAAGACGAAGAAGAAAGTGTGacgaagaaaaggaaattcagtCGAATTGAGGAAGCAAATATGTCCCGAACAGAATTGAtagcaaagaaaatgaagctAAAGGAGAAATTTGACGCGGAGTACGATAATCCGGAGAAGGATCATAAAATTGTCGGTGATCATGCATTCTATGACAACTGGAAGGCAGAGACACAGCGTCAATCGGAGCTGAATAGATCCGAATTTGCCACACTCGATGATGATCTTCGTGTGCAAATTGAGGGCTTTCGTGCTGGGATGTACGTCCGGATGAGCTTCCGGGGGGTTTCGTATGAATTCGTTGAGCATTTTGACCCAACTTACCCCATTCTCGTGGGGAGTCTCAACATGATTGAGCAGAATGTGGGGTATGTCACGTGCAAAGTGAAGAAGCACAGATGGTACAAGAAGCTCCTCAAAACGGAAGATCCCCTGATCCTTTCACTTGGGTGGCGACGCTTCCAAACTCGTCCGATTTATGCGAAAATTGAAGATAATTTGAAGCATCGCTTCCTCAAATATACACCCAATCATGTGACCTGCAGTATGACCTTCTGGGGTCCGATAACACCCCAAAATACCGGATTCCTCGCCGTGCAGACAGTCACGCAGGACACAGAGGAGCTCAAGCGACTGGGATTTAGGATTGCCGCAACAGGGTGCGTCACGGAGATTGATAAATCCACGCAAATCATGAAGAAATTGAAGCTAGTGGGGTATCCGTATGAGATTAAGAAGAATACAGCCTTCATCAAGGATATGTTCAATGGGATTCTCGAAGCAGCCAAGTTTCAAGGAGCTAAAATAAGGACAGTTTCGGGTATTCGGGGGGAGATCAAGAAGCCCATGAGGAGCCCCGAAGGAGCAGTTCGGTGCACCTTTGAGAACAAAATCCTCAAAAGTGACATTGTCTTCTGCCGAACGTGGTTCAAGGTGGATGTTCCCAAATTCTATGCTCCCGTGACGTCTCTGATGCTACCACTTGGTCAGAAATCCGAATGGAAGGGAATGAAGACACTGGGAGAGCTCAAAAGGGAACGAAATATCCGTGCAATTCCCAATCCGGATAATCTTTATACG ACGGTTGAACGAAGAGAGAAAGCCTTTAGACCGCTCGTCATCCCCAAATCCCTCCAACGAGCACTTCCGTACAAGGATAAACCGAAACTCCTGCAGAAGGCTGAGGGAGTGGAACGTGTGGCGGTAATTAGGACGCCACAAGAGCAGAAAATAGCGCAACTTATGAAGATGATCAAGGCGAACTACAGCAATAAGCAGAAAAAGGAGAAGGAAGCTGCAGCTCGGAGTATGGCAAAGTTTAAGAAGGAGAAACAAGACGAAGAATTGCGGAAGCTCAAGAAGCAGCGAGATGTGCGAAGGAAGCTTTGCCGGACAATGAGTAAGGCTCAGAAATCAACCGGaaagacaagaaaataa
- the LOC129792047 gene encoding glucose-fructose oxidoreductase domain-containing protein 1 codes for MAALPGVGIFGTGNVTKVLVPLLREKGFHIDAIWGRTNKEAEDAAQELQIPFHTNKIDDVLLRKTVHLVFIVCQPLLHAEISVKTLGIGKHLVCGSSGLGQADALKMFRASQYYPTLIALVNHSLRFLPAFTHMRRAIQEGYLGDAISLIQVRVQMGTLLRDKFDWICDATMGGGVVNLIGSHVIDVITFLTGQRATRVNGVVRTFTKTTNHVKGIRQVSAPDFCTFQMELEGGILVTATMHSHTSNSSFTQEITVCGAEGHLSVRGGDLFGQRVSSKGDKEEVLFVDVQDLHCRTSDTLLPRPYIKGLCKMVGALREAFLPVQEQTGWIKEPVQMAATFEDGLYVQAVLDAIQRSSEQRTWIKVSIMTESPTNQTKLLNAARLSAVTLH; via the exons ATGGCTGCACTTCCCGGAGTTGGGATTTTTGGTACTGGGAATGTGACAAAGGTACTAGTGCCCCTTCTGCGTGAGAAGGGCTTTCACATTGATGCCATTTGGGGGCGTACAAATAAGGAAGCTGAGGAT GCCGCTCAGGAGCTTCAGATTCCCTTCCATACGAACAAAATAGACGATGTACTACTGCGGAAAACAGTCCACTTGGTCTTCATTGTATGTCAGCCGCTACTTCATGCGGAAATCAGCGTCAAAACATTGGGCATAGGGAAGCACTTGGTGTGCGGAAGTAGTGGCCTAGGGCAGGCGGATGCGCTGAAAATGTTCCGGGCATCACAGTACTACCCCACATTGATTGCTCTCGTCAACCATTCCCTTCGTTTTCTGCCCGCTTTTACGCATATGCGACGTGCCATCCAAGAAGGTTATCTCGGTGATGCCATCTCCCTCATTCAGGTTCGTGTGCAAATGGGAACACTGCTGAGGGATAAATTCGACTGGATCTGTGATGCCACAATGGGTGGTGGAGTGGTGAATCTCATTGGGAGTCACGTAATTGATGTCATCACCTTCCTCACGGGTCAGCGGGCGACAAGGGTCAACGGGGTCGTGCGAACCTTCACAAAGACCACGAACCACGTCAAAGGTATCCGTCAGGTGTCCGCCCCGGATTTCTGCACATTCCAGATGGAACTTGAGGGTGGGATCCTCGTTACGGCAACCATGCACAGCCACACATCGAATAGTAGCTTCACGCAAGAAATCACCGTGTGCGGAGCTGAAGGCCATTTATCCGTCCGCGGAGGGGATCTCTTCGGGCAACGTGTCAGCTCTAAGGGGGACAAAGAGGAAGTTCTATTTGTGGATGTGCAAGATCTGCATTGTCGCACGTCGGACACCCTCCTGCCGCGGCCATACATCAAGGGCTTGTGTAAGATGGTTGGTGCCCTCCGTGAAGCCTTTCTGCCCGTCCAAGAGCAAACGGGGTGGATAAAAGAACCCGTCCAGATGGCGGCCACATTCGAAGATGGTCTCTACGTGCAAGCCGTCCTCGATGCCATTCAACGGTCCAGCGAACAGAGAACGTGGATCAAAGTTTCCATCATGACGGAATCGCCGACAAATCAGACAAAGCTCCTCAATGCAGCTCGACTCTCCGCTGTTACCCTCCACTGA
- the LOC129792044 gene encoding cilia- and flagella-associated protein 57 has product MTESTRLIPIQIQPRTIFGFRSDIVGNIHFTAREEVIYPVSGVLAFHNYATGKQKFLRLPENCEINMVTMSSNRKMLAIAEKTTIKGSQKAYINIYDIGTLKRRRTINFPNEIATKEVASMSFTSDSKGFAILSREPDSQLILMLFDKTESIVIGRVSHSTHQLGVARYISCNLMDSGMVAIGGDYVFKVLNKTEKGFAPVGTIKGDGVVVTSLAWISGEILLAGTAEGDLLLVENGDLKITFDATEVTCLDLTRIADDEGEDGRKEVMSMMTRRKPSIGEGKKANREVICLTHFTTGFCYAIHNVVHVFEKESNYKFQKKTIITIPVTLYAAELYKIANLAINQDQDTLMVSCAHSQIYIGSLFVPQSVTVNSLEFRTLGQPLHIARIISLAVCMWKPIVVTISTDKTVRVWNYATGKVELVKKYLVNITVIALHPSGIFLALGFSDHLRIMEILLDDLKGIKEFNFPKCRVAVFSHRGHMLALSYDNTIQIVSVFSFDIIQKLTSHNGTILSLIWCYDDIHLLSSGEDGAIYEWNAITGERINEVVQKEIQYRSLAVTNDLSAVYSITNTGVLREICKSEIVRETKIPNLPPLTCLTLARSDLVMFIASESGHIFNVQLPFMETGGGTCTNYRFFSSSITCMKITNDDDLLIVGADDGTLAIWDILNNDGRKAPVDEQLGKCVDVLIPREELLDRLGTIDALKMRMNQQADEYEFQLKRKDEDYTKQISDIHAEYREIIEDLKEKNRKLEADHIEEINIITASISELKFEHQKALTQIETDFHEKIIVEYEKTSQVKKQMETMKNDYEVKLRKTAGHLQDTVQSLETDFRKQLDERQSLIKLLLKDSEEKSLEFREYSSQVVSENERKIISLTVDYEKKIKNEQQIGNKWRGEAGVLSKKYNLMNKSNKKLKAEIETVTEEHERLKETIEQLERTIEEMETTIATKDTIIRERDHHIAELQNRLSEKTTAQMKHEEKLKELRAQIEPRDEEIRERKEKIVCMEVEMQALQQKNRKLEHQLKGLREKYSGNEILLKHHLVRAQILQAKVSRICGDIARANDLIQDPTKLKELVKRLLAKYKKDMDPKMLPSIGDEEPPREQPRRTPKLSARKPKETTDEAKKLLQENIVLIRNLETLRDELAECKRKNRTMESFLGIPGQRTPRIARQRYERALVVSYRFNGGLIFLMF; this is encoded by the exons ATGACGGAATCCACTCGCCTAATTCCCATACAAATCCAACCAAGAACCATATTTGGCTTTCGGTCGGATATTGTGGGCAATATACACTTTACAGCACGCGAGGAAGTCATTTATCCCGTTTCCGGAGTCCTTGCCTTCCACAACTATGCCACGGGGAAGCAGAAATTTTTGCGTTTGccggaaaattgtgaaattaacATGGTTACAATGAGTTCCAATCGGAAAATGCTGGCAATTGCCGAGAAGACGACAATCAAGGG CTCCCAAAAGGcctacataaatatttatgatatTGGAACACTCAAACGACGGAGAACAATCAATTTCCCCAATGAGATTGCAACAAAGGAAGTCGCCAGTATGTCCTTCACTAGTGATTCCAAGGGTTTTGCAATCCTGTCGCGTGAACCGGATTCCCAACTCATCCTTATGCTCTTCGACAAGACTGAATCAATTGTAATTGGGAGGGTATCACATAGTACGCATCAATTGGGCGTAGCCAGGTACATCTCTTGCAATCTCATGGATAGCGGAATGGTTGCCATTGGGGGTGACTACGTCTTCAAGGTGCTCAATAAAACGGAAAAGGGCTTCGCTCCTGTGGGTACAATCAAAGGTGATGGAGTTGTTGTGACATCCCTAGCGTGGATTAGTGGAGAAATCCTCCTAGCTGGGACAGCAGAAGGAGATCTATTGCTAGTTGAGAATGGAGATTTGAAG ATTACATTTGATGCAACAGAAGTAACCTGCCTGGATCTTACACGAATAGCTGATGATGAAGGTGAAGATGGGCGTAAGGAAGTGATGTCCATGATGACACGAAGAAAGCCATCAATTGGGGAGGGGAAGAAGGCAAATCGTGAGGTGATCTGTCTCACGCACTTCACAACGGGCTTCTGCTACGCCATTCACAATGTTGTGCATGTCTTTGAGAAGGAATCCAACTACAAGTTCCAGAAGAAGACCATTATCACCATCCCGGTGACGCTGTACGCTGCAGAACTCTACAAGATTGCCAATTTGGCCATAAATCAAGATCAGGATACACTGATGGTCTCCTGTGCGCACTCACAGATCTACATTGGATCCCTCTTTGTACCACAGAGTGTCACAGTGAATAGCCTGGAGTTTAGGACACTCGGACAGCCCCTGCACATTGCTCGAATCATCAGCTTGGCTGTTTGCATGTGGAAACCAATTGTTGTGACCATTTCCACGGATAAAACAGTCCGGGTGTGGAATTATGCAACAGGAAAGGTGGAATTGGTGAAGAAGTACTTGGTTAACATCACAGTTATAGCCCTACATCCGTCCGGAATTTTCCTGGCTCTTGGCTTTTCAGATCACCTACGCATCATGGAGATCCTTCTGGATGATCTCAAGGGAAtcaaagaattcaattttcccaaatgtCGCGTGGCTGTATTCTCCCATCGTGGCCATATGCTTGCCCTATCCTACGACAACACCATCCAGATTGTCTCTGTCTTCTCCTTTGACATCATCCAAAAGCTCACAAGCCACAATGGGACCATTTTGAGTCTCATTTGGTGTTATGACGACATCCATTTGTTGTCTTCTGGGGAAGATGGTGCAATCTACGAGTGGAATGCCATCACAGGCGAGAGAATCAATGAGGTAGTTCAGAAGGAGATTCAATACCGCTCCTTGGCCGTTACAAATGATCTCAGTGCCGTGTATTCAATCACAAACACCGGAGTTTTGAGAGAAATCTGCAAATCAGAAATTGTGAGGGAGACAAAGATTCCCAATCTTCCCCCATTGACATGCCTCACATTGGCAAGATCGGATCTTGTGATGTTCATTGCTAGCGAATCAGGGCACATCTTCAACGTGCAACTACCATTTATGGAAACAGGCGGGGGTACCTGTACCAATTATCGCTTCTTCAGCAGTTCCATCACATGCATGAAGATCACAAATGACGATGATCTCCTCATCGTTGGAGCCGATGATGGGACACTTGCTATTTGGGATATTCTCAACAATGACGGTCGAAAAGCTCCGGTGGATGAGCAGCTGGGTAAGTGCGTGGATGTCCTGATTCCACGTGAAGAACTTCTCGACCGTCTGGGGACAATTGATGCCCTGAAGATGCGCATGAATCAGCAAGCGGATGAGTATGAGTTTCAGCTGAAGCGCAAGGATGAGGACTACACGAAGCAAATCTCCGACATCCATGCGGAATATCGCGAAATCATTGAGGATCTCAAAGAGAAGAATCGTAAACTCGAAGCTGATCACATTGAGGAGATTAACATCATCACAGCAAGTATTAGTGAGCTGAAGTTTGAGCATCAGAAAGCCCTAACGCAGATTGAGACGGATTTCCACGAGAAGATCATTGTGGAGTATGAGAAAACGAGTCAGGTGAAGAAGCAAATGGAAACCATGAAGAATGACTACGAAGTGAAGCTCAGGAAGACAGCTGGGCACCTTCAGGACACAGTTCAATCACTTGAAACGGACTTTCGGAAGCAACTAGATGAGCGGCAGTCACTAATTAAATTACTCCTAAAGGATTCAGAGGAGAAAAGTCTGGAATTCCGGGAGTATAGTTCACAAGTTGTGTCGGAAAATGAACGAAAGATCATCAGTCTAACGGTGGACTATGAGAAGAAGATAAAGAATGAGCAACAGATTGGGAATAAATGGCGTGGAGAGGCGGGAGTTCTGTCCAAGAAGTACAATCTCATGAATAAGAGCAATAAGAAGCTCAAAGCGGAAATTGAAACAGTCACAGAGGAGCATGAGAGGCTCAAGGAAACAATTGAGCAGCTTGAACGTACCATTGAGGAGATGGAAACAACAATTGCAACCAAGGACACCATCATTCGTGAGAGAGATCATCACATTGCAGAGCTTCAGAATCGCCTCAGCGAGAAGACCACTGCCCAGATGAAGCACGAAGAGAAGCTCAAGGAGCTCAGGGCTCAGATAGAGCCGCGTGATGAAGAAATACGCGAACGGAAGGAGAAGATTGTTTGCATGGAGGTGGAAATGCAAGCACTTCAGCAGAAAAATCGTAAACTTGAGCATCAACTGAAAGGTCTTCGGGAGAAGTACAGTGGCAATGAAATCCTCCTCAAGCATCACCTCGTACGCGCTCAAATCCTTCAGGCGAAAGTTTCACGAATTTGTGGAGATATCGCCCGGGCGAATGATCTCATTCAGGATCCAACAAAGCTCAAGGAGCTCGTGAAGAGGCTCCTTGCGAAATACAAAAAGGACATGGATCCCAAAATGCTTCCATCAATTGGTGATGAGGAACCACCGCGTGAGCAGCCAAGAAGGACACCAAAACTATCAGCTAGGAAACCCAAAGAAACCACCGATGAGGCAAAGAAACTCCTTCAAGAGAATATTGTCCTGATAAGGAATCTCGAGACGCTCCGAGATGAATTGGCAGAATGCAAAAGAAAGAATCGAACAATGGAGTCTTTCCTTGGGATTCCCGGACAGAGGACACCAAGGATAGCAAGGCAGAGATATGAAAGGGCATTGGTGGTAAGTTATAGATTTAATGGGGGTctcatatttttaatgttttaa
- the LOC129792049 gene encoding gamma-secretase subunit pen-2 has product MYLDRVTNDRKLYLCRWYFRAGFALLPFVWAINTIWFFSEAFRKPAYEEQAQIKKYVTYSALGSFIWLIVIILWVTTFQMHRAEWGEFADRISFIIPLGRA; this is encoded by the exons ATGTATCTGGACAGAGTAACCAACGACAGGAAGCTTTACCTTTGCAGATGGTATTTTAGAG CTGGATTCGCTCTGCTTCCCTTTGTCTGGGCAATTAACACTATCTGGTTCTTCAGTGAGGCTTTCCGGAAGCCCGCTTACGAGGAGCAGGCTCAAATAAAGAAAT ACGTTACGTACTCAGCATTGGGCTCTTTCATTTGGCTAATTGTCATCATACTCTGGGTAACCACCTTCCAGATGCACAGAGCAGAATGGGGGGAATTCGCTGATCGGATCAGTTTTATCATTCCCCTGGGCAGAGCATAG
- the LOC129792048 gene encoding 39S ribosomal protein L13, mitochondrial: MSVTQRVQQWATFARTWHIYDCTWQNPYESAQIIRKHLLGLHKPIYHPMNDCGDHVVAINSKEIALPGEEWRKRVYFHHTGYPGGASWTLAWELHEKDPTMIIKKAVYTAMRGNLQRRYTMQRFHIFPDDKIPEDILGNVSNQIPSLRKIPQRLDEMDPEEVKSFPKIMDYPEDYILK, translated from the exons atgtCAGTAACTCAGAGAGTTCAG CAATGGGCTACATTTGCTCGAACCTGGCATATATATGACTGTACCTGGCAGAATCCGTATGAATCAGCCCAGATTATCCGGAAACACTTACTGGGGCTCCACAAACCAATTTACCATCCAATGA ATGACTGTGGGGACCACGTTGTGGCGATTAATTCAAAGGAAATTGCCCTCCCTGGAGAAGAGTGGCGGAAGAGAGTGTACTTCCATCATACAGGCTACCCTGGTGGAGCTTCGTGGACATTGGCATGGGAATTGCATGAAAAGGATCCCACGATG ATTATAAAGAAAGCAGTTTATACAGCAATGCGCGGTAATCTACAAAGGAGGTACACAATGCAGAGATTCCACATCTTCCCGGATGATAAAATCCCTGAAGATATTCTTGGGAACGTCTCCAATCAAATCCCATCGCTCAGGAAGATCCCACAACGTCTGGATGAAATGGATCCGGAAGAAGTTAAAAGCTTCCCTAAAATTATGGATTATCCGGAAGATTATATTCTCAAGTAG